In Horticoccus luteus, the following proteins share a genomic window:
- the sufB gene encoding Fe-S cluster assembly protein SufB, which produces MKPPTETDLAPVAPDETFANPVAGIDQSAGNFSYKVDYEFDAGSGLTENTVRYISAVKKEAPWILEFRLNALKTFFAKPMPTHWATRDLDNVNFDKIRYYLSQGQKPKRTWDEVPDDIKKTFERLGVPEQERKFLAGVEAQFDSEAAYSNIKDTVAKQGVIFLNSTAALREHPEIFRKFFGKVIPTGDNKFSALNSAVFSGGSFIYVPPGVKVSHPLQAYFRINAENFGQFERTLIIADEGSELTYMEGCTAPKFSTSTLHSAVVELVALKGAKIQYITVQNWAPNVFNLVTKRGVAHEEAEIKWIDCNIGSRLTMKYPGVVLKGRKARGEVISIALANDGQHQDTGAKMIHAADETTSTIVSKSISVGQGRSTYRGQVHIPKHLKGCKNNTECDALLINTNSRTDTYPAITVRGDRHAVQHEASVSKVSEEMIFYMQQRGLTEAQAMSLAVNGFINDLARQFPMEYSVELKRLIDLEMEGSVG; this is translated from the coding sequence ATGAAACCGCCGACCGAAACCGATCTCGCGCCCGTCGCTCCCGACGAAACCTTCGCCAATCCCGTCGCCGGCATTGACCAGTCCGCCGGTAATTTTTCCTACAAGGTCGACTACGAATTCGATGCCGGTTCCGGCCTCACGGAGAACACCGTGCGCTACATCAGCGCCGTCAAAAAGGAGGCGCCGTGGATTCTTGAATTCCGCCTCAATGCGCTGAAAACATTTTTCGCGAAGCCCATGCCCACGCACTGGGCCACGCGCGATCTCGACAACGTCAACTTCGACAAAATCCGCTACTACCTCTCGCAGGGCCAGAAACCCAAGCGCACGTGGGACGAGGTGCCGGACGATATCAAGAAGACCTTCGAACGACTCGGCGTGCCCGAGCAGGAGCGCAAATTCCTCGCCGGCGTCGAGGCGCAGTTCGATTCCGAAGCCGCCTACTCCAACATCAAGGACACCGTCGCCAAACAGGGCGTCATCTTCCTCAACTCCACCGCCGCGCTCCGCGAGCACCCGGAGATTTTCCGCAAGTTTTTCGGCAAGGTCATCCCGACCGGCGACAACAAGTTCTCCGCGCTCAACAGCGCCGTGTTCTCCGGCGGCTCGTTCATCTACGTGCCGCCCGGCGTGAAAGTCTCCCATCCGCTCCAGGCCTACTTCCGCATCAACGCGGAGAATTTCGGCCAGTTCGAGCGCACGCTCATCATCGCCGACGAAGGCTCCGAGCTGACCTACATGGAAGGCTGCACCGCGCCGAAATTCTCCACCTCCACGCTCCACAGCGCGGTCGTCGAACTCGTCGCGCTCAAAGGCGCCAAAATCCAATACATCACCGTCCAGAACTGGGCGCCCAACGTCTTCAACCTCGTCACCAAGCGCGGCGTCGCGCACGAGGAAGCCGAGATCAAGTGGATCGACTGCAACATCGGCAGCCGCCTCACGATGAAATACCCCGGCGTCGTCCTCAAGGGCCGCAAAGCCCGCGGCGAGGTCATCTCTATCGCGCTCGCCAACGACGGCCAGCACCAGGACACCGGCGCGAAGATGATTCACGCCGCCGACGAAACCACGTCCACCATCGTCTCGAAATCCATTTCCGTCGGCCAAGGTCGTTCCACCTACCGCGGTCAGGTGCACATCCCGAAGCATCTCAAGGGTTGCAAAAACAACACCGAGTGCGACGCGCTGCTCATCAACACCAACAGCCGCACCGACACCTATCCGGCCATCACCGTCCGCGGCGACCGCCACGCCGTGCAACACGAAGCGAGCGTGTCGAAAGTCAGCGAAGAAATGATCTTCTACATGCAGCAGCGCGGTCTCACCGAAGCGCAGGCCATGAGCCTCGCCGTCAACGGCTTTATCAACGACCTCGCCCGCCAGTTTCCGATGGAATATTCCGTCGAATTGAAACGCCTCATCGACCTCGAAATGGAAGGCTCCGTCGGCTGA
- a CDS encoding monovalent cation:proton antiporter-2 (CPA2) family protein, with protein MNSFLLHALIYLLAAVIAVPIAKRFGFGSVLGYLLAGVLIGPHALNLVGEQTGDVMHFAEFGVVMMLFLVGLELQPSRLWGMRLQLLGLGGLQVLLTAAALAAAGLAFGVDARVALAGGFILAMSSTAIVLQSLQERGQLATPPGQAAFAVLLFQDLAVLPILAFLPLLAPRAEQVAAVPGAQPAWQQTCLVLLAVAAVILGGRYIVNPLFRAIARTGLRELFTAAALLLVVATSLLMQSVGLSAALGTFLAGVVLANSEYRHELEADIEPFKGLLLGLFFITVGANIDLGLLRVQPLTIAGLVAALLLVKFVVLFALARAFRLSTPAAFTFGFALAQGGEFAFVLLAFAVDHHALAFATASPLVAAVALSMAVSPLLFLLNEKFVQPRFAVVSPRRADDTIDASAQENPVIIAGFGRFGHVIGRLLRANNIGATVLDLDAGQVEIVRRLGIKVFYGDATRLDLLHAAGAARARAIVIAIDDERKAVQLAETVQHHFPRLKIFARAVGRVHAFEYQKRGIMGFYRETLGTSLDLGVDLMQELGLAPAHARRAAALFKEHDERSVRELARYWDDAEAYFSHARAHIAAFERMFASDTPSALAVASAERPPPAPGEPSPAPGEPSRDPGVAPDVAT; from the coding sequence GTGAATTCGTTTCTTCTCCACGCGCTCATCTACCTGCTCGCCGCGGTCATCGCCGTGCCGATCGCCAAACGTTTCGGCTTCGGCTCGGTTCTCGGCTACCTCCTCGCCGGCGTGCTCATCGGCCCGCACGCGCTGAATCTCGTCGGTGAACAAACGGGCGATGTCATGCACTTCGCCGAATTCGGCGTCGTGATGATGTTGTTTCTCGTCGGCTTGGAACTGCAGCCCAGCCGCCTCTGGGGCATGCGCCTCCAACTGCTCGGACTCGGCGGCCTGCAGGTCCTGCTGACCGCTGCGGCCCTCGCCGCCGCCGGTCTCGCGTTTGGTGTGGACGCGCGCGTGGCGCTCGCCGGCGGTTTCATCCTCGCGATGTCCTCCACGGCGATCGTGCTGCAATCGCTGCAGGAGCGCGGCCAGTTGGCGACGCCGCCCGGCCAGGCCGCCTTCGCCGTCCTCCTGTTTCAAGATCTCGCCGTCCTCCCCATTCTCGCGTTTCTGCCGCTGCTTGCGCCGCGCGCCGAACAGGTGGCCGCCGTCCCCGGCGCGCAGCCCGCCTGGCAGCAAACCTGCCTCGTCCTCCTCGCCGTGGCCGCCGTGATTCTCGGCGGCCGTTATATCGTCAACCCGTTGTTTCGCGCCATCGCCCGCACCGGCTTGCGCGAACTCTTCACCGCCGCCGCCCTGCTCCTCGTCGTCGCGACGTCTCTGCTCATGCAAAGCGTGGGGCTCTCCGCCGCGCTGGGCACGTTTCTCGCCGGCGTCGTGCTCGCCAACAGCGAATACCGCCACGAACTCGAAGCTGACATCGAACCGTTCAAGGGCCTCCTGCTCGGCCTCTTTTTCATCACCGTCGGCGCCAACATCGATCTCGGCCTGCTCCGCGTGCAGCCGCTCACGATCGCCGGTCTCGTCGCCGCGTTGCTCCTCGTAAAATTCGTGGTGCTCTTCGCCCTCGCGCGCGCGTTCCGCCTCAGCACCCCTGCCGCGTTCACGTTCGGCTTTGCCCTCGCGCAAGGCGGCGAGTTCGCCTTCGTGCTGCTCGCGTTTGCCGTCGACCATCACGCCCTCGCCTTCGCCACCGCCTCGCCGCTCGTCGCCGCCGTCGCCCTTTCCATGGCCGTCTCGCCGCTGCTGTTTTTGCTCAACGAGAAATTCGTCCAACCCCGCTTCGCCGTGGTTTCCCCGCGTCGCGCGGACGACACCATCGATGCCTCCGCCCAGGAAAACCCCGTCATCATCGCGGGCTTCGGCCGCTTCGGCCACGTCATCGGCCGCCTCCTCCGCGCGAACAACATCGGCGCCACCGTGCTCGACCTCGACGCCGGCCAGGTCGAGATCGTCCGCCGCCTCGGCATCAAAGTTTTCTATGGCGATGCGACCCGCCTCGATCTCCTGCACGCCGCCGGTGCCGCCCGCGCGCGCGCCATCGTCATCGCCATCGACGACGAGCGCAAAGCCGTGCAACTCGCCGAAACCGTCCAACACCATTTTCCCCGCCTGAAGATTTTCGCCCGCGCCGTCGGCCGCGTGCACGCCTTCGAATACCAAAAACGAGGCATCATGGGCTTCTATCGCGAGACGCTCGGCACGTCCCTCGACCTCGGCGTCGATCTCATGCAGGAACTCGGCCTCGCCCCCGCCCACGCCCGCCGCGCGGCCGCCTTGTTCAAGGAACACGACGAACGCTCCGTGCGGGAACTCGCGCGCTACTGGGACGACGCCGAAGCCTACTTCAGCCACGCCCGCGCGCACATCGCGGCCTTCGAACGCATGTTCGCGAGCGATACGCCCAGCGCGCTGGCCGTCGCCTCCGCCGAGCGGCCGCCACCGGCGCCCGGTGAACCTTCGCCCGCTCCCGGCGAACCCTCGCGCGATCCCGGCGTCGCACCCGACGTGGCGACATGA
- the sufC gene encoding Fe-S cluster assembly ATPase SufC translates to MSSLEIKHLHVAIGEKEIVKDFSLTLQSGEVHAIMGPNGTGKSTLSKAIAGHPSYRITQGDVLLDGHSILAMEPDERARAGIFLAFQYPSEIPGVSIANFLRAAQQARLGEGEELDATAYYKRLYSKMDLLKIDRKFTSRSVNEGFSGGEKKRCEILQMAMLEPKFALMDETDSGLDIDALRIVAEGVNHMRGPNLGVLLITHYQRLLDYIVPDYVHVMWDGRIVKSGDKSLALELEAKGYDWVKKELATA, encoded by the coding sequence CGAAATCAAGCACCTGCACGTCGCCATCGGTGAAAAGGAAATCGTCAAAGATTTCTCGCTCACGCTCCAAAGCGGCGAAGTCCACGCCATCATGGGGCCCAACGGCACCGGCAAATCCACGCTCTCCAAAGCGATCGCCGGCCATCCCAGTTATCGCATCACGCAAGGCGATGTCCTCCTCGACGGTCACTCGATCCTCGCCATGGAGCCCGACGAACGCGCCCGCGCGGGGATCTTCCTGGCGTTTCAATATCCCAGCGAAATCCCCGGCGTCTCCATCGCCAACTTCCTCCGCGCCGCCCAGCAGGCGCGCCTCGGCGAAGGGGAAGAGCTCGACGCCACCGCTTACTACAAGCGCCTCTATTCCAAGATGGATCTTTTGAAGATCGACCGGAAGTTCACCTCGCGCTCCGTCAACGAGGGCTTCTCCGGCGGCGAGAAAAAGCGGTGCGAAATCCTGCAGATGGCGATGCTCGAACCCAAATTCGCGCTCATGGATGAAACCGACTCCGGCCTCGATATCGATGCGCTGCGCATCGTCGCCGAGGGCGTCAACCACATGCGCGGCCCCAACCTCGGCGTGCTGCTCATCACCCATTATCAACGCCTCCTTGATTACATCGTACCCGACTACGTCCATGTCATGTGGGATGGCCGCATCGTGAAGAGCGGCGACAAATCCCTCGCCCTCGAACTCGAGGCCAAGGGCTACGACTGGGTCAAAAAAGAACTCGCCACCGCCTGA
- the sufT gene encoding putative Fe-S cluster assembly protein SufT, whose amino-acid sequence MNKERTLSRDVTGTQIPSGEKQSLPAGTRIFIHQTLGGSYTVQTDFGLFRIDGKDGDALGEQVIDNTVKAATLSDGAPDPEAIWGQLRQVFDPEIPVNIVDLGLIYSMDVEKTSDTGYKVSVAMTLTAPGCGMGPAIAEDAKSKILLVPGVGDAEVRITWDPAWNQSMISEEGKMKLGLI is encoded by the coding sequence ATGAACAAAGAACGCACGCTCTCCCGCGACGTCACCGGCACCCAGATCCCTTCGGGCGAAAAGCAATCGCTGCCCGCCGGCACGCGCATCTTCATCCATCAGACCCTCGGCGGCAGCTACACCGTCCAGACCGACTTCGGCCTCTTCCGCATCGACGGCAAGGACGGCGATGCGCTCGGCGAACAGGTGATCGATAACACCGTCAAAGCCGCCACCCTCTCCGATGGTGCGCCCGACCCCGAAGCCATCTGGGGGCAGTTGCGCCAGGTCTTCGATCCCGAGATTCCCGTTAACATCGTCGACCTCGGACTCATTTACTCAATGGACGTCGAGAAGACGTCCGACACCGGCTACAAAGTCAGCGTCGCCATGACGCTCACCGCGCCCGGCTGCGGCATGGGTCCGGCGATCGCCGAGGATGCCAAATCGAAAATCCTCCTCGTGCCCGGCGTCGGCGATGCCGAAGTGCGCATCACCTGGGATCCCGCGTGGAACCAGTCGATGATTTCCGAAGAAGGTAAAATGAAGCTCGGCCTGATCTAA
- a CDS encoding ClpP family protease produces the protein MHYDNFTPVFTNPLHVRADDDDDDDDDESESKSSRKGGAPVAMLIQKKFLQQRKIFLWGAVTDETAKDLTEKLLYLEGTAPGKDITFYINSPGGSITAGMAVYDTMKLITSPITVVVTGMAASMGSILLSGAAKGRRLIYPHARVLIHQPLISGRMVGPASDINIQAAEMEKLRQELNLILAEASGQPIERINRDTDRDFYLNAKESIEYGLTDKIVTKI, from the coding sequence ATGCATTACGACAACTTCACGCCCGTGTTCACCAACCCGCTCCACGTTCGCGCGGATGACGACGACGATGATGATGACGACGAGTCGGAGTCCAAATCCTCCCGCAAAGGAGGCGCGCCGGTCGCGATGCTCATCCAGAAAAAGTTTCTCCAGCAGCGCAAAATCTTCCTCTGGGGCGCCGTCACCGACGAGACCGCCAAGGATCTCACCGAGAAACTTCTCTATCTCGAAGGCACCGCGCCCGGCAAAGACATCACGTTTTATATCAACAGCCCCGGCGGCTCCATCACGGCCGGCATGGCCGTTTACGACACGATGAAACTCATCACGTCGCCCATCACCGTGGTCGTCACGGGCATGGCCGCGTCGATGGGCTCCATCCTCCTCTCAGGTGCCGCCAAGGGCCGCCGCTTGATTTATCCGCACGCCCGCGTGCTCATCCACCAACCGCTCATCTCCGGCCGCATGGTGGGTCCCGCGAGCGATATCAACATTCAGGCCGCGGAAATGGAAAAGCTCCGCCAAGAGCTCAATCTCATCCTCGCCGAAGCGTCCGGCCAGCCGATCGAGCGCATCAACCGCGACACCGACCGCGATTTCTATCTCAACGCCAAGGAGTCGATCGAATACGGTCTGACCGACAAGATCGTCACGAAGATCTGA
- the sufD gene encoding Fe-S cluster assembly protein SufD has translation MPASTLPLTAATGAFTAEAFAAHLASQTTAPAWWLERKRAAFARFAELPMPARGDESWRFSSVGQLSLEGAAVVPPAAPGCDVPLDFGPSAAHLCFSNNQLAHRRHPADALAAQGVIVTTIADALVTHPELLRRHFMAQPQKLGSEKFTALHVAFLRDGAFVYVPRGVEIADPILITHVMAGSGTAVFPHTLVVAEENAKVTVVDYFVSTDRDSGAHQLAVGANDLYAAHGAQLNYVAVQDWSRDTLSFQFNSTVTRRDARNLSLNVHLGGRQARHESHSQLQAPGAHSEMLALTVARGSQEFDQRTLQMHQAPNTSSNLLYKNALLDSSRTIFSGLIVVDPDAQKTDAYQSNRNLMLSDDAEANSLPGLEIQANDVRCTHGATTARIDPEQGFYLQARGIDPRQAHELLVFGFFEEVLNKLDNDALHAALSALIQKRFHE, from the coding sequence ATGCCTGCATCGACTCTTCCTCTTACAGCCGCCACCGGCGCTTTCACCGCCGAAGCGTTTGCCGCCCACCTCGCGTCCCAAACCACCGCGCCCGCGTGGTGGCTCGAGCGCAAACGCGCCGCGTTCGCCCGCTTCGCCGAACTGCCCATGCCCGCGCGCGGCGACGAATCGTGGCGCTTCAGCAGCGTCGGCCAGCTTTCCCTCGAAGGCGCCGCCGTCGTTCCCCCCGCCGCGCCGGGTTGCGATGTCCCGCTCGATTTCGGCCCCAGCGCCGCGCACCTCTGCTTCTCCAACAATCAACTCGCCCACCGCCGCCATCCGGCCGACGCGCTCGCCGCGCAGGGCGTGATCGTCACCACGATCGCCGACGCGCTCGTCACGCACCCCGAGCTCTTGCGCCGCCACTTCATGGCGCAGCCGCAAAAACTCGGCTCGGAAAAATTCACCGCCCTGCATGTCGCGTTCCTGCGCGACGGCGCGTTCGTTTACGTGCCGCGCGGCGTCGAAATCGCCGACCCGATTCTCATCACCCACGTGATGGCCGGCTCCGGCACCGCTGTGTTTCCGCACACCCTGGTCGTCGCGGAAGAAAACGCCAAAGTCACCGTCGTCGATTACTTCGTTTCCACCGATCGCGACTCCGGCGCCCACCAGCTCGCCGTCGGCGCCAACGACCTCTACGCCGCCCACGGCGCCCAGCTCAATTACGTCGCCGTGCAGGACTGGTCGCGCGACACGCTCTCGTTTCAGTTCAACTCCACCGTCACGCGCCGCGACGCACGCAACCTCTCGCTCAACGTCCACCTCGGCGGCCGGCAGGCGCGGCATGAGAGCCACAGCCAGTTGCAGGCTCCCGGTGCCCACAGCGAAATGCTCGCCCTCACGGTCGCGCGCGGCTCCCAGGAGTTCGACCAGCGCACGCTCCAGATGCACCAGGCGCCCAACACCTCGTCCAATCTCCTCTATAAAAACGCGCTCCTCGACAGCTCGCGCACCATCTTCTCCGGCCTGATCGTCGTCGATCCCGACGCGCAGAAGACGGACGCCTATCAGAGCAATCGCAACTTGATGCTGAGCGACGACGCCGAGGCCAACTCCCTGCCCGGCCTCGAAATTCAAGCCAACGATGTCCGCTGCACCCACGGCGCCACCACCGCGCGCATCGATCCGGAGCAGGGCTTTTACCTGCAAGCCCGCGGCATCGATCCCCGCCAGGCCCACGAACTCCTCGTCTTCGGCTTCTTCGAAGAGGTGTTGAACAAGCTCGATAACGACGCGCTTCACGCCGCCCTCTCGGCCCTCATCCAAAAACGCTTCCACGAGTAA